TCCGCTCCTTCTTTCCTTATCAATCTGAAAGCAGAAGATACACCTCCTGTCACAGCCCCTGGAGGTAATCACAACAGCAACAGGCTTTTTTCTGTATGTGGCTGGTGGAGGAATATATAGATTAGCATCACCTAAAAGCTCTCTGGCAGGAAAGGGAATAGAATCAAGGTCAGCGATTAAAGGTCTTGATGGATTTTTTACTATTCTGTTACCTTCTCTGTAGACCGCGCCTTCTACACCAGCAAGACTCTTCCCTTTCTGAAGATTATCCAACATCTCGGTAACTGTTAGTTCGCCCTCGCCAGTAACTATAGCATCAATGCCCTCAGCTCTATTATCAAGAAGGCATTGCTCCTGCATGGCGATAGGATATGGGCCTCCTGCACAGATGAAGGCATCCTCGAGGCTCTTTTTTATGTCAGACGCTGTCTTCTTTGCTCTGTCCCAGCCAAAGGTAGTGGAATAGATTCCAACAAACTCAGGCTTATATGCCTTCACTTCCTTCAGTATCTCTTCATGGGACATAAAGGCGCCGTTTAGAAACTTGACCTCATGGCCTGCCTTCTGAAGGCAGGCCGCCACGTAGAGTGTCCCCAGCGGCTGCCAGTAATTTATCTGGGAGCTTGCAGTCTTAGAGGAGAAGATATTTTCAGGCACCCAGGAAGGGATAATCAGAGCACATCTCATGTAATTATTGAGTTCTTATTCTTGAATTTTTCACCTGAAAATACTCCTCAATCCGTCATTCCGTGCTTGACACGGAATCCAGTCCTTTAATTAATCTCTGGATTCCTGCTTTCGCAGGAATGACATTTTATTACCCTTTTATTATCCTTTGTACCGACTTGTCGGCATGAATTTTTCAATTTGAATTTTTAATTATCTTTTCCGCTGCTTCAATCCCTGTCTCTATCGCATGGTCCATATTATAATACCTGAACATTCCTCCTCTGCCTGCAATGTGCAGATTTTTGAACCTGCTCAGATAGTTAATTATTTTATCATAGTGCTCTCTATATCCGATTTCAAGCAGGGGATAGGCTTTTGGCACTCTGAGTACAACGCTGTCTATAACCTCGTTTCTCTTAATAAATCCTAAATTCTC
The DNA window shown above is from Nitrospirota bacterium and carries:
- a CDS encoding B12-binding domain-containing radical SAM protein, with product MRCALIIPSWVPENIFSSKTASSQINYWQPLGTLYVAACLQKAGHEVKFLNGAFMSHEEILKEVKAYKPEFVGIYSTTFGWDRAKKTASDIKKSLEDAFICAGGPYPIAMQEQCLLDNRAEGIDAIVTGEGELTVTEMLDNLQKGKSLAGVEGAVYREGNRIVKNPSRPLIADLDSIPFPARELLGDANLYIPPPATYRKKPVAVVITSRGCDRRCIFCFQIDKERRSGIRYRSVSNVMEEIELCLRQGFREIKFIDDTLAADYERAMQI